CAGACACAAGAAAGGGCCACAGAGACCAGCCCGACCAACCCGGCTGGCCCCCACAGCCCTAACCAGACACGAGATGGGGCCGTAGGAACCAGCCCGACAAGCCCGGCTGGCGGTGACTGTCGTAAGCGGGGACGGGGCCCCGAGGGCGGCCGGCAGTGCGGGGCCGGGGTCAGGCGGTCATCCAGCGGCGGGAGTACAGGGTGATGGCGACCGAGGTGGCCAGGTTCAGGCTGGAGACGTCGGGACGCATCGGGATGCGAACCCGGACGTCGGCGCGCTCCAGCAGCGCCGGCGAGAGCCCGTCGCGCTCGGTGCCGAAGGCGAGGACGGCCCGGTCGGGGATGGCGGCCGGGGAGATCTCGACACCGTCCGGGTCCAGGGCGACCAGCGGGCGGCCGGTCAGGGCGGCGACGTCGGTGCGGGCGACCGGGAGGGCGTAGTGCAGGCCGGCCGAGCCACGGATCGCCGCCGGGTCCCACGGGTCGCTGACGCCGTCGGTGAGCACGGCGGCCGCGCCGGCGGCTGCGGCCACGCGGATCACGGCGCCGACGTTGCCCAGGTTGCGGGGGTCTTCGAGGAAGACGATCGGGTCCGGCAAGGAGGCGCGCAGCACGGCGGCGACGTCGACGGACGGGCGTTCCGCGATGGCGATGACCTCGGTGCGGACCGGGTTCTTCGAGAGCTGCCGGAACGCGTCCCGGGGCACCGGGCGGGCCAGCTCGCGGAACCGGCCGAGCAGGTCGGGCGCCAGGTCGGCGGCGAGCCGTTCGAGCTGCTCCGGGTCGACGGCGGCGACGTGCCGGACGGTGGCGCCGAACCGGAGGGCGTGCTTGAGGGCGTGGAATCCTTCGAGCACCGCCAGGTCACGGTCGGCGCGAGCCCGGGCGAACTCGGCGAGGGTCATCGCGGATGATTATGACGAGCGCGCCCAGAGCGTACGCAAATAGGGGTTTGATTTTCATCTGCGGGCCACCTTGGCTGCATAACGTGCGCGGCCGTGGCCAGCGTGGATCGTCGTAAATTCTTGCAGATGCTGGGTGTGCCGGCCGTTGCCGCCGCCATGCCCGCGGGGCTGGAGAAAGCCCTCGCCATTCCGGCGAACAACCGCACCGGGTCGATCGAGGACGTCGAGCACGTCATCTTCCTGATGCAGGAGAACCGTTCCTTCGACCATTATTTCGGTACGTTGCGCGGGGTCCGCGGGTTCGCCGACCCGCACCCGGCGAAACGGCCGGACGGCCGGACCGTCTGGCATCAGGAGCAGCTGCTCCCCTTCCGGCCGGAGGTCAAGGACCTGGGCGGCGCCTTCCTGCCGGACCCGCCGCACGGCTGGAACGACGGGCACGCCGCCTGGAACGCCGGACGGTTCGACCAGTGGGTGCCCCACAAGGGCGTGCAGACCATGACCCATCACACCCGTGCCGACCTGCCCTTTCATTTCGCGCTGGCGGACGCTTTCACGGTCTGCGACAGCTACTACTGCTCGCTGCTCGGGCCGACCGATCCGAACCGGTATCACATGTGGACCGGCTGGGTCGGCAACGACGGCAAGGGTGGTGGCCCGGTGATCACCAACGCCGAGGCCGGGTACGACTGGACGACCTACCCGGAGCGCCTGGAGGCGGCCGGCGTCTCGTGGAAGGTCTACCAGGACGTCGGGCTGGGCCTCACCGCCGCCGGATACTGGGGCTGGACCTCGGACCCGTTCATCGGCAATTACGGCGACAATTCGCTGCTCTATTTCCACCAGTACCAGAACGCGGCGCCGGGAACTCCGTTCGCCGACAGGGCGAAGTCCGGCACCGAGGTGAACAAACTCGGCCGCAGTCCCGACCAGTTGCTCACCGATTTCCGAAGGGACGTGGAGAACGGGACGCTGCCCCAGGTCACCTGGCTGGTCGCGCCGGAGGCGTACACCGAGCACCCGAACTGGGAGCCGCACTACGGCGCCTGGTACGTCTCGCAGGTCATCGACATCCTCGCGGCCAACCCGGCGATCTGGTCGAAGATGGCGCTGTTCATCACCTACGACGAGGAGGGTGGCTTCTTCGACCACGTGGTCCCGCCGACCCCTGACCCGGCGCGCTCGACGGTGTCCACGGTCAACGAGATCTACCCGGGCGGCGACGGGCACCCGGCCGGCCCGTACGGGTTCGGCATCCGCGTCCCGATGATCGTCGTCTCGCCGTGGACCCGGGGCGGCTGGGTGAACTCGCAGACCTTCGACCACACCTCGCTGATCCGCTTCCTGGAGCGCCGCTTCGGCGTCACCGAGCCGAACATCACCCCGTGGCGGCGTGCCGTGGCCGGCGACCTGACCAGCGCCTTCGACTTCCGGACGCCGAACCGCCGGCCGGTCGACCTGCCGGACACCGCCCGGTTCAAGCCGGCCGACCTCACCCGGCAGCCGGACCTGGTCCCGGTCCCGCCGGCCGACCCGAGGCTGCCGCGGCAGGAGCCCGGGGTACGCCCGGCCCGGGCGCTGCCCTACACCCTGCACGCGGACGTCACCGGTGACGTCGTCGAGCTGCGCAACACCGGCCGGGCGACGGCGGTCCTCCAGGTCCGCCCGGCCGGCGCCGACCCGCTGTCGTGCACGGTCGGGCCCGGCAGGCACCTGACCGAGACGCTCACCACCGGCGAGGTGGAGGTGCACGGGCCGAACGGCTTCTACCGCCACTTCCGGCGCGGGGCGGCGGCCGTGCGGGTCCGGGCCCGGTACGACGAGCACGCGCTCCTGCTGGAGATCCGTAACACCGGCCGGGAGCGGGCCGAGGTGACCGTCGCCGACCGCTACACCGGCCACACGTCGACGCTCACCCTGCGCCCGGGCACGGCGCGCACCTCGCAGATCAGCGTGGCGCGCACCCATGGCTGGTACGACGTCACGGTCACCTCGGGCGACACCGTCGCCCAGTACGCCGGCCACCTGGAGAACGGCCGGGACAGCATCA
Above is a genomic segment from Actinoplanes ianthinogenes containing:
- a CDS encoding phosphocholine-specific phospholipase C, with amino-acid sequence MLGVPAVAAAMPAGLEKALAIPANNRTGSIEDVEHVIFLMQENRSFDHYFGTLRGVRGFADPHPAKRPDGRTVWHQEQLLPFRPEVKDLGGAFLPDPPHGWNDGHAAWNAGRFDQWVPHKGVQTMTHHTRADLPFHFALADAFTVCDSYYCSLLGPTDPNRYHMWTGWVGNDGKGGGPVITNAEAGYDWTTYPERLEAAGVSWKVYQDVGLGLTAAGYWGWTSDPFIGNYGDNSLLYFHQYQNAAPGTPFADRAKSGTEVNKLGRSPDQLLTDFRRDVENGTLPQVTWLVAPEAYTEHPNWEPHYGAWYVSQVIDILAANPAIWSKMALFITYDEEGGFFDHVVPPTPDPARSTVSTVNEIYPGGDGHPAGPYGFGIRVPMIVVSPWTRGGWVNSQTFDHTSLIRFLERRFGVTEPNITPWRRAVAGDLTSAFDFRTPNRRPVDLPDTARFKPADLTRQPDLVPVPPADPRLPRQEPGVRPARALPYTLHADVTGDVVELRNTGRATAVLQVRPAGADPLSCTVGPGRHLTETLTTGEVEVHGPNGFYRHFRRGAAAVRVRARYDEHALLLEIRNTGRERAEVTVADRYTGHTSTLTLRPGTARTSQISVARTHGWYDVTVTSGDTVAQYAGHLENGRDSITDPGMGGVI
- a CDS encoding TrmH family RNA methyltransferase; this encodes MTLAEFARARADRDLAVLEGFHALKHALRFGATVRHVAAVDPEQLERLAADLAPDLLGRFRELARPVPRDAFRQLSKNPVRTEVIAIAERPSVDVAAVLRASLPDPIVFLEDPRNLGNVGAVIRVAAAAGAAAVLTDGVSDPWDPAAIRGSAGLHYALPVARTDVAALTGRPLVALDPDGVEISPAAIPDRAVLAFGTERDGLSPALLERADVRVRIPMRPDVSSLNLATSVAITLYSRRWMTA